The Caulobacter sp. FWC2 region CCGCCGCGTCAGCCCGTTCTTCATCTCCTCGGCCCTGATCAACCTGATCTCGGGCCAGGTCTCGATCAAGTATGGCTTCAAGGGCCCCAACCACGCGGTCGTCACGGCCTGCGCCACCGGCGCCCACGCCATCGGGGACGCCATGCGCCTGATCAAGTACGGCGACGCCGACGTGATGGTGGCCGGCGGCGCCGAGGCGGCGGTCTGCAAGGTCGGCGTGGCCGGCTTCATCGCCTGCCGCGCCATGTCGACCGAGTGGAACGACACGCCCGAAAAGGCTTCGCGTCCCTATGACAAGGACCGCGACGGCTTCGTCATGGGCGAGGGGGCCGGCGCCCTGGTGCTGGAAGAGTACGAGCACGCCAAGGCCCGCGGCGCGAAGATCTACGCCGAAGTGGTCGGCTATGGCTTGTCGGGCGACGCCCACCACATCACTGCCCCGTCGGAAGACGGCGAAGGCGGCGGCCGCGCTCTGGCCTCGGCCATGAAGGACGCGGGCCTGAAGCCCTCGGACATCGACTACATCAACGCCCACGGCACCTCGACCATGGCCGACGGCCTGGAAGCCGGCGCCGTCGAGCGCTTCCTGGGCGATCACGCCAAGAACGTCGTCATGTCCTCGACCAAGTCGATGACGGGCCACCTGCTGGGCGCGGCCGGCGCGATCGAGGGGATCTTCTCGGTCCTGGCGATCCGCGACCAGATCGCCCCGCCGACCATCAACCTCGACAATCCCGACGTCCACGTCGCCATGAACCTGGCGCCGAACAAGGCCGTGCCGATGAAGATCGACGTGGCGGTGTCCAACAGCTTCGGCTTCGGCGGCACCAACGCCACCGTGGTGTTCAAGAAGGTCTCGTGAGCAAGAAGCCGCCCGCACCCCGCGCCCCGAAGCGCTCCGCCGCTCGGGCGAACCGTCGCGAAACCGCGTCCGTGGGGCGGCGGCTGATCCGCGCCTTTTTCGGCGCCGTCACGACCCTGGTCGTGGTCGGCATGGTCGCCATTCTCGGCGCGGCCTGGGTCTATAACGGCCCGGGTCCCGCCGCCAAGGCCGGCGACAAGACCACCGTCGTGTTGCGCAAGGGCGCCAGCCTGCCGGAGATCGCCTCCAGTCTGGAGCGGGGCGGGGTGATCCGCTCCTCGTCGATCTTCATGACCGCCGCGAAGGCCACGGGCGCGGCCCGGACCCTCAAGGCCGGCGAATACGAGTTCACTAGCCGCGCCTCGATGGCCCAGGTGCTGGACGCCATCCGCCACGGCCGCATCGTGCGCCACTGGATCACCATTCCCGAGGGCCTGACCTCGGACATGGTCATGGATATCCTGTCCAAGTCCGACATTCTCGAGGGCAGCGCCGCGACCCCGCCCGAGGGCGCGATCCTGCCCGAGACCTACGAGGTCCAGCGCGGCGAGGACCGCGCCGCCGTCCTCAAGCGCATGATGGACGACCGCGACAAGCTGCTGAACCGGCTGTGGGCCAACCGTCAGTCGGGCCTGCCCTACCAGTCGAAGGACGACGCCGTGATCATGGCCTCGATCGTCGAGAAAGAGACAGGCGTGAAGGGCGAGCGCCCGCAGGTGGCGGCGGTGTTCATCAACCGCCTGCGCACCGGCATGCGCCTGGATACCGATCCGACCGTGATCTACGGCATCTCGCGCGGCCGTCCGCTGGGCCGTGGCCTGCGCCGATCCGAGCTGGATAGGGTGACGCCTTACAACACCTACAAGATCGATGGCCTGCCGCCGACCCCGATCGCCAATCCGGGCCGCGCGGCCCTGGAAGCGGCGCTGAACCCGGCCAAGACCAACGACCTCTATTTCGTCGCCGACGGCACGGGCGGCCACGTGTTCGCCTCGACCCTGGAGCAGCACAACGCCAATGTCGCCAAGTGGCGCCAAATCGAGCGCCAGCGGGCGGGCGAAGGCGTGCCGGTCGTGCCTGCGCCTCCGGCTGGGAACTAAGACGATGCCGATTTCGGGGATGACCGGCTTCGCGCGGGTCGAGGGCGCCCACGGCGCGTGGACCTGGGCGGTCGAGGCGCGCAGCGTCAATGGCCGCAATCTCGAGACCCGCTTTCGCGGTCCGCCCGGCTTCGAGAGCCTGGAGCGCGCCGCGCGTGAAGGTTCGCAAGCCCGCTTTCAGCGCGGCCAGTTGACCGTCAACGTCCAGGCCAAGCGCGCCGAGACCTCGGGCGAGACCCAGGTCAATATCGCCACCCTGGAGCGTTACCTGACCGCCGGCGGACCCTATGTCGCCACCGGCATGGTCGCGAAGCCCACGCTGGACGGCCTGCTGTCGCTGAAGGGCGTGATCGAGGCCCGCGAGGACGAGGACGACGCCGAGACTCGCGCCGTCGTCGAAGCCGCCATGGCCGCCTCGGTCGTCCAAGCGCTGGACGGCCTGAAGATCGCACGCCTCGAAGAGGGCGCGGCGCTCGATCCGGTGCTGAACGGCCTGATCGACAAGATCGAGGACCTGACCGCCCAGGCCGAACGCGAGGCCGCTGGCCAGCCGGCGTTGCTGAAGGATCGCTTCGCTCGCCGCATGGCCGAGCTGATCGGCGAGGCGGCCTCCGAGGAACGCATCGTCCAGGAAGCCGCCGCCCAGGCCGTCAAGGCCGACGTGCGCGAGGAACTCGACCGCCTGGCCAGCCATGTGGCCGCCGCGCGCGGTCTGCTGTCGGGCGAGGGAGCGTCGGGCCGCCGGCTCGACTTCCTCTCCCAGGAATTCATGCGAGAATCCAATACCCTCTGCTCGAAATCGGCCCTGACCGCCTTGACCGCGATCGGTCTTGAGCTGAAGGCCGTGATCGAACAGTTCCGCGAGCAGGTCCAGAACGTTGAATAAGCCCCACGACAATACGCGCGGTCTGCTTCTGATGGTCGTCGCGCCGTCGGGCGTCGGCAAGACCTCGCTGACCCGCCGCCTGGTGGCCGATCACAACGATCTGCATCTCTCGATCAGCTACACCACGCGCGAACCGCGTCCCGGCGAGCACG contains the following coding sequences:
- a CDS encoding YicC/YloC family endoribonuclease, giving the protein MPISGMTGFARVEGAHGAWTWAVEARSVNGRNLETRFRGPPGFESLERAAREGSQARFQRGQLTVNVQAKRAETSGETQVNIATLERYLTAGGPYVATGMVAKPTLDGLLSLKGVIEAREDEDDAETRAVVEAAMAASVVQALDGLKIARLEEGAALDPVLNGLIDKIEDLTAQAEREAAGQPALLKDRFARRMAELIGEAASEERIVQEAAAQAVKADVREELDRLASHVAAARGLLSGEGASGRRLDFLSQEFMRESNTLCSKSALTALTAIGLELKAVIEQFREQVQNVE
- the mltG gene encoding endolytic transglycosylase MltG produces the protein MSKKPPAPRAPKRSAARANRRETASVGRRLIRAFFGAVTTLVVVGMVAILGAAWVYNGPGPAAKAGDKTTVVLRKGASLPEIASSLERGGVIRSSSIFMTAAKATGAARTLKAGEYEFTSRASMAQVLDAIRHGRIVRHWITIPEGLTSDMVMDILSKSDILEGSAATPPEGAILPETYEVQRGEDRAAVLKRMMDDRDKLLNRLWANRQSGLPYQSKDDAVIMASIVEKETGVKGERPQVAAVFINRLRTGMRLDTDPTVIYGISRGRPLGRGLRRSELDRVTPYNTYKIDGLPPTPIANPGRAALEAALNPAKTNDLYFVADGTGGHVFASTLEQHNANVAKWRQIERQRAGEGVPVVPAPPAGN
- the fabF gene encoding beta-ketoacyl-ACP synthase II yields the protein MRRVVVTGIGLLTPLGHGVDVTWKNILAGKSGANRITAFDPTDYACKVACEVPRVDGRGGGGPDVEGSFNPDLTMSPRDQKRVDDFILYGIAAADEAIKDSGWVPETDEDKWRTGVILGSGIGGLSTIADTALELEAKGPRRVSPFFISSALINLISGQVSIKYGFKGPNHAVVTACATGAHAIGDAMRLIKYGDADVMVAGGAEAAVCKVGVAGFIACRAMSTEWNDTPEKASRPYDKDRDGFVMGEGAGALVLEEYEHAKARGAKIYAEVVGYGLSGDAHHITAPSEDGEGGGRALASAMKDAGLKPSDIDYINAHGTSTMADGLEAGAVERFLGDHAKNVVMSSTKSMTGHLLGAAGAIEGIFSVLAIRDQIAPPTINLDNPDVHVAMNLAPNKAVPMKIDVAVSNSFGFGGTNATVVFKKVS